One part of the Vicia villosa cultivar HV-30 ecotype Madison, WI linkage group LG6, Vvil1.0, whole genome shotgun sequence genome encodes these proteins:
- the LOC131610564 gene encoding uncharacterized protein LOC131610564 — protein MKGIEHRTVEVNGIKMHIAEKGKEGPVVLFLHGFPELWYSWRHQIAALGSLSYRAVAPDLRGYGDTDAPASINSYTIFHLVGDIVALIDSLGVEQVFLVAHDWGALVGWYLCLFRPERIKAYVCLSVPFVRRNPKVKTIDGRRAAYGDDYYMCRFQEPGKMEAEMAEVGTAYVLKNILTTRQTGPPIFPKGKYGTGFNPDTPDTLPSWLTEDDLAYFVSKFEKTGFTGGLNYYRNFNLNWELTAPWTGVKIKAPVKFITGELDIVYTTPGVKEYVHGGGFKEEVPNLEEVIVQKGVAHFNNQEAAEDISNHIYEFIKRF, from the exons atgAAAGGAATAGAACACAGAACAGTGGAAGTGAATGGAATCAAAATGCATATCGCTGAGAAAGGCAAAGAAGGACCGGTTGTTTTGTTCCTTCACGGCTTCCCTGAACTCTGGTACTCATGGCGCCACCAGATTGCTGCTCTCGGCTCCCTCAGTTACCGCGCGGTGGCTCCGGATCTCCGTGGATACGGCGACACCGATGCTCCAGCTTCCATTAACAGCTATACGATTTTCCATTTGGTTGGTGACATAGTTGCTCTTATTGATTCACTCGGTGTTGAACAAGTGTTTCTCGTGGCTCATGATTGGGGTGCTCTTGTTGGATGGTATTTATGCTTGTTTCGCCCTGAAAGAATCAAAGCCTATGTGTGTCTCAGTGTTCCTTTTGTCCGTAGAAACCCTAAAGTCAAAACCATAGATGGTAGGCGAGCTGCTTATGGAGATGATTATTACATGTGCAGATTTCAG GAACCGGGCAAAATGGAAGCTGAGATGGCTGAAGTTGGCACTGCATATGTGCTGAAAAATATCCTCACAACTCGCCAAACTGGTCCTCCAATTTTTCCAAAGGGAAAGTATGGAACTGGATTCAACCCGGATACTCCCGACACTTTACCCTCTTGGCTCACAGAAGATGATCTTGCTTATTTTGTATCCAAATTTGAGAAAACTGGCTTCACTGGAGGATTGAACTACTATAGAAACTTTaactt AAATTGGGAGCTCACAGCACCATGGACTGGAGTCAAAATCAAGGCGCCTGTGAAATTCATTACAGGTGAATTAGACATCGTATACACCACGCCCGGCGTGAAGGAGTATGTCCATGGAGGAGGATTCAAGGAAGAGGTGCCAAATTTGGAGGAAGTGATTGTGCAAAAAGGTGTGGCTCACTTCAACAATCAAGAAGCAGCAGAGGACATCAGTAATCACATTTACGAATTCATCAAGAGGTTCTGA